The sequence ACAGCGGCCCCTTTTTAAGGCAGCGATTATGAGGAGTAAGAAGTAGTGATGGGTGAATGATCCCTCAAGGAGCGtattgacacattacacaaactgtgtcgacactgtgttggtcactcaacagtgacctctgctgtagatctaaaatcatttcaGGTaatcaaaatggaaaaaagatggaaaaacttgcacgctgtaaacccaacatcagcctgtgaaataatatttaatctttattgcTAGTCTCTcacttaaactatgatcatctttgtataatatcattttctccacttgtttgctgagtgaagttcttcatgTGAAGAGTTCAAattctgcttgtttgtgtaaattcTCAATGTAAAATATAGCAAATTTGTGTAAttaaattcagagttaaaatgtttatgtgggattttgttaaccaaagtgttcaaccatatgaaataacactaaaaaagattcattcacacatttccgagaacgatccatgaatgggagcaaagcggaaatccaaAGGGCAACAGCAAACAATGTAATCTCCATCaacgaacccgcaacaagtcgatacattttgtttccttttatttggcGCGGAACATCCGGACGACACAACTCCTGCATCCGGTCACGTGGGTttctgttaaagcgatacgcgcaCCGATCCGGGGCTTCACGCATGCGCACTCGACACAGTGCTGACGCGCCGGTGTTGTTCGTCCCATCCCTCGCTAGAAGAGCGACCGGAACCAGACGAATCCGGTTGCGCGTCTCTCGGTCCATCGCTTCTTCTGCtcggtggtggcggcggcccACCGGATCTCCGAGGAAGCCGGGGGCTGGATTTGAAACGTCGGCAGGGGGATGCGCTGGTGAGTCGGCAGGTGCCGGAGAGCTCATGTGGAGCAGGTGCTGCATACAAATCAGATTATTTAGACAGATTATTTGGGATTGCAGATGATTTTGTGGCCGTGATCCCGTCGGAATGACGCCGGCGCCGTGATTGAGAGGATCGGCTCCATCACCTCGACTGAAGGCAATCCCTAACAAGAACCATGGCGCGTTCTGCTCCGCGCTGATCTACTTACCGCCTATGAATTGTGATTTCATCTCTGTGGTCGTCGGTCAGCCATGGATGATTTATTCTAAGAGGAAACTGTAATGTTGGATTGGATTCATGGAGCTGCATCTACGACTGCTGAGAGTGAGGTCATTCTAAATGAAGAAACAAGCATGGCATCTTCCCCCCAGTTGAGTGACGCTTGCAGCAGAACACACGATGGTAAACCTGCTGCTTTGCTCTTTAGTGAATCAGCTGTGACTTTTCCAATTCCAGAAAGTTTAAcgatgaaaggaggaagaggaggaggtgtgatGAGTGAACCCTTTCTGGCCCAGGACCGGGCCCTTGTTAGTTAGACCCTTGCAAATTCAGGTACCCAACATCTAGATGGATTTAGTGcaatagcaacacaacaacaacaacaacaacaacaacaacaacaaatagagTAGCTTAATGATGTGCGTTGTGCTTCCTTCCTCAGTGGCATCTGTGGTCAGGAGGTGATGGCAGTGCTAACTGAGCTTCACCACCGTTTCTAGCCATCCCTTCAAAcctccgccccccacccccctcctgcACACCTGAACCGGCCCTCAGTGctggctcctcccactccgCTCCTTCTGCCTCTCCTTTCTCAtttcccttccctccccacattctccatctccagctcaaaccccccccccccataatttTACCGAACCTCTACAATCCTTTCTTTATTATGGCGTGCTGCGGACGCTCTCTGGACTCCCCGTGCACGCTCATCTTGCTGGTGGGCTTCCAGTTCGCATTTGTTCTCTATTTTTCCCTTGGGGGCTTCAGAGGCCTGGTATCTGTCCTGGTGCACACCACAGAGCCGGAGATCGATTACTCTCGACCCCATGACGTCTACACCAACCTCAGCCATCTGGGAGTGCCGCCTCCACAGCCTCGCAACTCTGGCACTGGACCCCCTGCCACAGGACCGCCGCTGAGAGACTGCCAGATCCCCTCCCCGCTGCTGGGTGAGTCATCGGATAGGATCATCTTTACATTCAAAGCAGTCCAGATGAAAAGCGATACAGCCGTCGTCACCGTAGCACTTTCACTCCTCCGCTTGTTTCCAGTTGGGCCCGTCTCCGTCCATCTCTCCTCGCCGCTGTCTATGGAGGAGATCAGAAAAAGGAACCCCCTGGTGTCGCCAGGCGGACGCTACAGGCCTCCGGACTGTGACCCCCGCCACCACACTGCCATAGTGGTGCCATACCGAAACCGGCAGACCCACCTCCGCGCGCTGCTCTATCACCTCCACCCCTTCCTTCAAAGACAGCAGATCCACTACAGCATCTATATAGTGCAGCAGGTCAGGCTGTGTTCTGAGCGTTTTGCTGGTGAAgccacagcaggggggggggggggggtgaccccAGATTACAATCTGGGGTAAATGAAGCACAATCTGCATGGCTTCAGTCGATGTTACTGGATACAATGTGACTCAATATTATCACAAACTAAGGACATGTAAACAAGTAAATATCCGTCGTTTGCTTTGAGGAGAATCATCCGTTGTTCCGTCGTCTGGTGCCCTTTTGCCAGTCAGAAAGTTGTTACCAAAtgtttatatgatttttaaatGGATGCATTCATGTGAGCTGTGTGTTAAACgtcgctgcttttattttcagtggGGGAATGGAACCTTCAATCGAGCCAAGTTGCTGAACGTCGGGGTACGGGAGGCCCTCAGAGATGAAGATTGGAGCTGCATCTTCCTGCATGACGTGGACCTGCTGCCTGAGAACGACCACAACACTTACACCTGCCATAAGCAGTTCCCCACACACCTGTCAGTGGCCATGGACAAGTTTAGATACAGGTAGACgcgcggtgtgtgtgtgtgtgtgtgtgtgtgtatgcgcatTATTGAACGTTGAGGCGTTGCTGGCTCTTTTACTCAGGATGACTGAGTGCTCCATTAGCTTCAAAACCGCAAATGGTGTGAGGTTGAATCCGAACCGGGCTGGACTGACTGGGACGTCCTTGACTTTGGCTTGATCAGAAGTTGTTgatattcattattcatcattATAGATCACCAGAGGATGTGACATCTGATTCATTATAAAATTGTCGGCTAGATGAATaataaagtgaaaaaaaatgcagtttatCGATTTAAAAAGGTTTTGTTGGGCAATAAGAATTTTTTTGCTGGGGCTGATTCTATATTAGACACACGTCGTTGTACGTAGTGGGGAATGTCAAGAACTAcgtgaataaaaaaacaaacaatctatGCTTGCTGTTCACGTCTGACTTTTGTAACAATAATTCGTGCTGAGATATTATTTTTCAAGATTGAACTTTGGTGCTGTGTCCCTCCCAGGCTTCCATACTCCCAGTATTTTGGAGGGGTGTCTGCGGTGACCCCAGACCAGTATATGAAGATGAACGGCTTCCCTAACCAGTACTGGGGCTGGGGCGGGGAGGATGATGACATAGCTGCCAGGTGAGGAGGGTCAATGTGAACGGAGATGCTTCACCGTCTGAACTCCAGGCGTGGAATTCAGCCTCTCTGCTtattattcctcctcctcttcttcttctactactacttcttcttcttttcatgtTTACAGTTTCATTACcacattttgcttttctgtcctttttttccattttatatGGCCTCACGCCCTCTCTCGTCTTCTTTTCGCCTCCCCTCCCACGGCTGTGGCTCTGCTGTTTGCCCCTTGAAGTGGGCTCAGTGAGTATGTTCGCATGGACCAGCTCGTAAATCTGGGCTGGGCTGTGCGTGTCGGAGCTTTCAGGCAGCTTTTTGGGCTCGGTTCGTGTCTGTGCTCGCGATCACGGCTCTTCACTCTCTTGATCTTCTGAGATTTGCAACTCGCTGATAGATTACCAGGGTGATGCAGAAGAAACAAGAGATGGAAGAATGGAACCGCAGTGGTTTTCACCACTTGTAGTCCTCGATAGTACGTTTGCCTCATATCTCATCCAAAattctgtttgctttctttctttcttttatgtgAATCCCTTAGATGTTGTGTGTCATCGGATTGAGCCCTGCTGTCACTTTGAGATATAGAAATAGCACCGAGGGCGTTGGGCTTTGTTGATCTTAATATTAACCTCCCTGAGATCCAGTCGTCCAGTTTAATGCCTGTGAAGGAAGACCTGCTGTGCGTGCTGAATCCTGTTGTGTGCTGCCCATCCAGGGTTCGCCTGTCTGGCATGAAGATCGTGCGCCCCCCGGTGGCCATCGGTCATTACAAGATGATCAAACATAAAGGCGACAGAGGCAATGAGCAAAACCCACGCAGGTACAGAGGAAACGCAAAGCACACAAGCCTCACGCTGAAATAGATTCTCTCTGATGTAATTTTGCATGAATGTTTCGGATCAGTTGGGCAAtcgattattatttattgtgaatAAGTTCATTCCACTTGCTGACCAGGCATCAGAATAATGTTGTCTTTTCCCATTCATCCAGTACTTTTCTATCGCCAACCCTTCGCATCAGGTATTAAAATAATTagctgttgtttatttttttcgtttttttgtttgcataaTGTTTTGCGTGGGCTGGCATCTTTTCACTATTCACTCTGCCAAGCTGACATTTCCTACCGCTGCGGGCGGCGCGCTCACTTGTTCAAAAAGGTATAAAATGTTCTTTTCCGTAAAGCTTCTCAAAGATTTGGTTGGTTTTTACAAACATTCTCTTCTAAGAAATACCAGCAGGAACTTCTGAGGAGAGCCGTAGTCATCGTGTCCTGCAGAGAGACTCAGATGAGTTGATCAATACCATCCTCACGTCTGTCAGCTTTGTATAAAGACTGGGAACAGCTATAGCTTTGcgttgtcacacacacacacaaaaaaaacatccatctgAGTTCACCTATAGATTCATACccttttttattgattaaatcTGAGCAATagtcaaaaaaatgaaaaaaggtTACCCAGAGATTATTTCCTGGAACTATTTCCCACAGATCAGAAATACTTCAGATCTCACTTTTTTTGCTCAGCTAACTGTTCCCTAAATGTAAATCTGCCCACAAACCTGTGATTATTATCTCTACCTTTCTAGATTTGACCTGCTGAAGAGGACCAGACACTACTGGCGTTCCGACGGCCTCAACTCGCTGACCTATGAGCTCCTCTCCAAAGAGTTGGAACCTCTTTACACCAACCTCACTGTCAACATCGGAGAAGACCCTCGTCTGTCCCCGGGGAAAACGCCCATCTGGATGAAGATAACAACCGCTGTCCATCAGCGCAACGCCAGCAATTCTGAAGCCAAACGGGAGGCCCGGCAAGAGAACAAAGTGTCTGTGGCGGCAAATTTGACTGTGGCCAAGCCGGCCGGTGAAAAGAGGACACCTGCCCAGGCGAATGCAGGGAATCGAACCACGCAGGACAAAACAGGTGTGATGAAATAGGCTGAAGGATGTAATGAAAGGCCTGCGTCTAATTTGTAGCATAAAGTGGCTTCCCCTCTTCATTTTGATCAGACCGACAAGACGAATCTGTTCTGTTGTGGGACAAAAAGTAGGCCAAGTTATTATGCTCAGTGTGAGTTAGGATAAATGATGTTATGGATCCGGTGAAGACACGCCTTTATCTGGGTCCCCTCTTGGTTTATCGACTGTGCAATGCGACTGACACATGCCTGCGGCGCGGCTCACGACCGGTTTGGAGCCAGCAGAGGAATGGCGAGGTACGTAAAGGTAAAGCTAAATGAATGCGACAGCAAATGTGGAAATCTTCACCCTTCTCCAAAATCGCAACCCGCCTGCTGCCAGCAGACCTCGCAGCTTCATCTAGTTTgctcctccaaaaaaaaaaaagaaattgctgcTGCCAGTTCACCCGACTCCGCAGTGGGTTTGTTTTCTGTGCCTTCTCTCTTTTATGCTGATTTTATAGACTGGTGTAGTTGCAATTGGACGTTGACCTGGGGACAGTTTTCCCTCTCCTGTGTCCCGGAAAATGTTAGAAAGCAGGGAAGTTTATAAGCTGATCCGAGAGCAGAACAAGTGTTTTGTTCCAGGGCGGCCATTTTTTAAATCCGTGTGCAACGATGAAGCGCTGACCAACTTCATTCTCAGACAATTCTAGAGTTTATATTTCTATAGAGAgacttctttatttctttactgGTTTGTTTTACTTGTCATTTCTTAGAGTGtggtgcctctctctctcttactttTAATTTATAGACAATCAAATCATATAGGAAGATAACTGTATTCAACCACATTACAAAGTATAGAAGTATTATCATTTATCTACACTTGTCAGATAAACATAGACTTGGCATGATTGTTGTTGTCCAGTTTGACTATATTCTTGATACATAGTTAGACCTGTGCTTCTGATattatctgtgattttattttttatttatttgggtttAAAATCAGTcaggtatttaaaaaagaaaagaaaaagcaaatattGCAGACAATATTGTAGACAGTTTCAGAAAGGTTGCGATGAAGGACTGTGTATAGATCCAGGTAAACTTTTAACATCTTCACAGAGGGGTTTTTGGTATATTATGAAACACCCCAGTGCATCTAAAAGGTATAAAAGTGTTGCCTCTGCTTTGTTCATTCATCTAGAATGAAGCTTTTTAGCTGTGAAAGATCAAAAATTACATAGTTTTATTCCAAATTAAGACCTGAATGTGAGTAAATTGTGTATCATTTATCATCTTAtacttaccttttttttttatcagcccTTTTataagtttatttttatttctcaactTAGTTCACctttcattgggggggggggggggggggttattagaTGAACAAGGATTTTAATCAGCTCACTTGTGGGGTATAAATGTTCTTGCTGCTATTTGTTTAGGGAAATGGTAAACTGTATACTcatagaaaaaatatatactgtaacACTACTTTACTCGCGTTGAATTGTGATTGAGCATACTTTCAGGCAATGTATAACTTATGCtaatttgaatgtattttattgAGTCAGATAGAGACAGGTGACttctacagtgtgtgtgtgtgcgcgagtgtgtgcgtgtgcctgtctACACTGTAGAGCAGATTATTAGTTTTTTGTACCATATCTCCACATTTATCATGTTGACATTGTGCCTCATGAAATGCTGTGTGCCCATACTAAAGGATTTGAAGGCATACTTGTGGGTTATATGTGCGCGCCCTCTAGTGGCACTGTCTGGCACATTCCATTCAAGTAAAGTACCGGTAGGCTGAATGAAACTGCAATGTTGTGACATGAATGTTAATCATTAATATCGGCCATTCACAGATTTCAGCCAATCAAATCTTTGCAGTGTTTTCTGTGGAGTttttgagtttgtttgtttgctattTGTAGTATCATGTGATCGATCCTGCCATTTTAAAGTTGTATGGGTCTGAATTTTACTGGTTACTATAACCAAAATCTATGTTGCGAAAGTTATATGAATGAATTTAGTTTTATAGAAAGAATCTATATCTATTTATGATAAAATATCCCCTTTTTCAAAGCCAGAGTgctgtaaacacagaaacaaactgaTCAGATCTTGACAAAGTACGCTGAGACAGAGCAAGGGATCATTTCTCAATGTTGCACTACATAATAATTTAGTTGCATCAATATATATTATATCCTCCATTTATCATATTGCCTGGAACAACTATTGAATAACAGGATGTAATGAGACACTGAAAGCTTTTAAGGATGTTATGTAATCTCAGCAGCTTAATCAGATAACTGTGTATTTACCTGAAGATTGTTCTATATTTAATAAACAGGTTAGCTTTTTTTAACAATGTTTTTGCATTAATGTGGGaacaatacatatatatatattagttgGATGAAAATTATCTAGACAACATTAAAACTTCTTAGTaagccatttttatttaaagatgaaGACGTTTGAAATGAGACTTAACAAATACATCTCTTATAATAACGGACATCTGATATCTGTATTTGTAATCATATCATGTTGCCTTTTTTACTGAACTTGTCTTGAAAATTAAAAactgcatgtatgtgtgtgtgcgtttaaaGAGCAAGATCAGTAAAAAAGGAATCAGACAAGCAGTGAATTATGATGGACGGTGTGACAGAAAGCAAATATGTATTTCAATAAAATTACATAATCATAAACTGTGTCCTTGCAAAACTCTCTACTAAAAATTCACATTCATGCAATGCTCACCGAGAAGACACTGCACTATAGATACATTAAAAACTTACAGTGATGATTTTAGTCCCCCACACGACTTGAGGCCTCTTAATGAACACAGGCTTTAGCGTCATAGATAATGCTGAAACGGTAAAGTTGCAGAGATGAGATGCTAACTGGTAGATTAGCAGCAATCTTATCACCATTAACCAAGAACCTGTTAGGTTATCATGCATATTGCAAGCGTCAAATGATCAACGTGGGCGTAAAGAGCAGGATTAAAAACTTGGTTATGAGATCATACCTATAAATAGACAGTAACCCGCAGCGCTGTACTTTTGATCTGTTTCATAATCTAAAATGCGGCATGACTCACCAAAAGCGGGCAAAACACAATCCTGAACAGGGTGGACAGAAAAAAGCACCTTGAACCAACCCCAATGGAACGCCAACTTAAGCAGCAGCCTCAAAAAGGACCACAAATAGACTGTCAAAGAACATCCCTGCAATGGCTTCATAAAAAGCATGACTTAAACATAGACTGTACaacttcatttaaaaaacaaccacTGTAGCGGTAAGTAACAGTAATGATGAATGTAACGTTAAATACTAGAAGGCAACATTACAATAGCACAGATTGTTAATATTGTCTAAGattaaccaaaataaaaatcagtgaATGCTCATTAAGGTTTGTCATTCTGTGTATTCCCTTTGTCTTTAGGGTCAGGGATGACTCACCTTCAACTGTTTGAACACAGATTATGAGCAAAAGTGTGCCCATTAaggatatatttatatactaaTGTATGTATGATTGCTGGAACATGTTGAACACAGGCTGTAGGGCTTCATCGGTTAATGTCTTCTGTTTAATGTGTCACACCTGGAAGCCTTTCTGTGGGGTGTTAGGTGATGCTGCCACTTGGTGATGGCAGCAGTGACAGTTCATTTTGCACGTTCCCTCCAGTAGACTGACACACTGGCCTGCTGAAGCGGCCGTGGCCGGCATATGTGGAGGGCTGAGACCGCCTTTAGTCACCTCATGTTACTGTatagcacatgtgtcaaactcaaggcccggggggtCAAATGTGGCCCGCagagtcattttttgtggcccgcgagagctgtatgcagacatttgtttttgtaaaatgctgcatttgtcacacatgttcttaacagcccacatttgttggttgtactccagttctgcccctctcaactgtgacaaaagagttttgaacaagcttaatgccataacttgtgttggatgatatttttctttatttattatttaatattatttacttgaataagtttgattattgattgatggagtagtgcggttttcttaacctgatcaattgaaaggatttatgttataataacagcaataatctatccatatatttttacaactatacaattgaatatgcaatgtttgtaacttattttttccgtttgatcagttcaatACTtaagcaacatggcaataacaatagcaacacgctgcagtcaggaaattaataatctgctggcggtgactattgaaagttatttgaacttttttgtttttttcagcgtgtgctgaaatgttgatcccggctacatatggcattcaggatcagcactggacagctccatatgtagccagcTACATACAGCGCTCATGATTAGCACTGGACAGTATGTAGTTGGCAATATATGTGGCTCTCCAGTGCTGAACCTGAGGGTGAActgcagcactggacagctccataggtagtcatCAATA is a genomic window of Brachionichthys hirsutus isolate HB-005 chromosome 2, CSIRO-AGI_Bhir_v1, whole genome shotgun sequence containing:
- the b4galt3 gene encoding beta-1,4-galactosyltransferase 3; the protein is MACCGRSLDSPCTLILLVGFQFAFVLYFSLGGFRGLVSVLVHTTEPEIDYSRPHDVYTNLSHLGVPPPQPRNSGTGPPATGPPLRDCQIPSPLLVGPVSVHLSSPLSMEEIRKRNPLVSPGGRYRPPDCDPRHHTAIVVPYRNRQTHLRALLYHLHPFLQRQQIHYSIYIVQQWGNGTFNRAKLLNVGVREALRDEDWSCIFLHDVDLLPENDHNTYTCHKQFPTHLSVAMDKFRYRLPYSQYFGGVSAVTPDQYMKMNGFPNQYWGWGGEDDDIAARVRLSGMKIVRPPVAIGHYKMIKHKGDRGNEQNPRRFDLLKRTRHYWRSDGLNSLTYELLSKELEPLYTNLTVNIGEDPRLSPGKTPIWMKITTAVHQRNASNSEAKREARQENKVSVAANLTVAKPAGEKRTPAQANAGNRTTQDKTGVMK